Proteins from a single region of Alphaproteobacteria bacterium:
- a CDS encoding alpha/beta hydrolase yields the protein MTNQPDTAIGPTSRVYFSQRLRLHYVDWGNPAAPPLLLVHGGRDHCRNWDWVAERLRKDWHIIAPDLRGHGDSQWSPDGNYAMSAFVYDIAQLIHQQKLAPVTIVAHSLGGNISLRYAGVYPESVRKLVAIEGLGPSPKMLAERQKKTIEERMRGWIDEVRGLSGRLPRRYASIEEAFRRMQEENKHLSPTQARHLTEHGVNQNEDGTYSWKFDNYVRAWSPYDMTQDDIERLWTRIACPTLLVYGKESWASNPQDDGRIAKFPTATVVSFDNAGHWVHHDRLDAFVETVRAFIV from the coding sequence ATGACCAACCAGCCCGACACCGCCATCGGCCCGACCTCGCGCGTCTATTTCTCTCAGCGCCTGCGCCTGCATTACGTCGACTGGGGCAACCCCGCCGCGCCGCCGCTGCTGCTCGTGCATGGCGGGCGCGATCATTGCCGCAACTGGGACTGGGTGGCCGAGCGCCTGCGCAAGGACTGGCACATCATCGCTCCCGACCTGCGCGGGCACGGCGACAGCCAGTGGTCGCCCGACGGCAACTACGCCATGTCGGCCTTCGTCTACGACATCGCCCAGCTGATCCATCAGCAGAAGCTGGCGCCGGTGACCATCGTCGCGCACTCGCTGGGCGGCAACATCTCGCTGCGCTACGCCGGCGTCTATCCCGAGAGCGTGCGCAAGCTGGTGGCGATCGAGGGGCTGGGTCCCTCGCCGAAGATGCTGGCCGAGCGGCAGAAGAAGACCATCGAGGAGCGCATGCGCGGCTGGATCGACGAGGTGCGCGGGCTGTCGGGCCGCCTGCCGCGGCGCTACGCCAGCATCGAGGAAGCCTTCCGCCGCATGCAGGAGGAGAACAAGCACCTCTCGCCGACGCAGGCGCGCCATCTCACCGAGCACGGCGTCAACCAGAACGAGGACGGCACCTACAGCTGGAAGTTCGACAACTACGTGCGCGCCTGGTCACCCTACGACATGACCCAGGACGACATCGAACGCCTGTGGACGCGCATCGCCTGTCCGACCCTGCTGGTCTACGGCAAGGAAAGCTGGGCGTCGAACCCGCAGGACGACGGGCGCATCGCGAAATTCCCCACCGCCACGGTCGTGTCCTTCGACAACGCCGGCCACTGGGTCCACCACGACCGCCTCGACGCCTTCGTCGAGACCGTGCGCGCGTTCATCGTGTAG
- a CDS encoding IS110 family transposase: MARNEGLVGLDVSKEWLDCHVLPSGETWRMRNDAAGHAALIERLGALGVRCAVLEASGGYEKTAVSALWAAGLRVRVVDPKRVRHFAKALARAKNDRIDAQVIARFGLATADDRDTTILPDARRAALGELLAARHDLLDHRTALRQQQRSIAADVAQIMAQPLAALEQALATLDGKIAEAIAAHTPFAALARRLGSVPGLGPVAIAALIAWLPELGKLSRRKLARLVGVAPFDDDSGPRRGVRVIQGGRTKLRNVLYMSAMVAATTACNPTLNAHYTALRAKGKAAKLAIIACLRRLLGMLNAMVARDQDWQPAALAA; the protein is encoded by the coding sequence ATGGCACGGAACGAGGGTCTTGTCGGCCTCGATGTCTCGAAGGAATGGCTCGATTGTCACGTGCTGCCGAGCGGCGAGACGTGGCGCATGCGCAACGACGCGGCGGGCCACGCCGCGCTGATCGAACGGCTGGGCGCGCTGGGCGTGCGGTGCGCGGTGCTGGAAGCCTCGGGCGGCTACGAGAAGACGGCGGTATCGGCGCTGTGGGCGGCCGGGCTGCGGGTGCGGGTGGTCGATCCCAAGCGGGTGCGCCACTTCGCCAAGGCGCTGGCTCGGGCCAAGAACGACCGCATCGATGCGCAGGTAATCGCCCGCTTCGGCCTGGCCACGGCGGACGATCGCGACACGACGATCCTGCCCGATGCCCGGCGCGCGGCGCTGGGCGAGCTGCTCGCCGCGCGCCACGATCTGCTCGATCACCGCACGGCGCTGCGGCAGCAGCAGCGCAGCATCGCCGCCGATGTCGCCCAGATCATGGCCCAACCGCTGGCGGCGCTCGAGCAGGCGCTCGCCACGCTGGACGGCAAGATCGCCGAGGCCATCGCCGCGCACACGCCGTTCGCCGCCTTGGCGCGCCGCCTCGGCAGCGTGCCCGGGCTGGGGCCGGTGGCGATCGCCGCCCTGATCGCCTGGCTGCCCGAGCTCGGCAAGCTCTCGCGCCGCAAGCTGGCGCGTCTCGTCGGCGTCGCGCCCTTCGACGACGACAGCGGCCCGCGCCGCGGCGTGCGCGTCATCCAGGGCGGGCGCACCAAGCTGCGCAACGTGCTCTACATGTCGGCCATGGTCGCCGCCACCACCGCCTGCAACCCGACCCTCAACGCCCACTACACGGCGCTGCGGGCCAAGGGCAAGGCCGCCAAGCTCGCCATCATTGCCTGTCTGCGCCGCCTGCTCGGCATGCTCAACGCCATGGTCGCGCGCGACCAGGACTGGCAACCCGCGGCGCTCGCCGCCTGA
- a CDS encoding DUF559 domain-containing protein has product MPRPFREVHTANARALRADATEAEDRLWAILRGRRLGGFKFRRQHAIGDYVADFACIECGVIVELDGSQHVEQMGYEARRTAWFESIGYRVVRIWNADFLKDPTSTREAIWAALNDVDGGAR; this is encoded by the coding sequence ATGCCACGTCCGTTTCGCGAGGTTCATACCGCCAACGCCCGCGCGCTCCGGGCCGACGCGACAGAAGCGGAAGATCGCCTGTGGGCGATCCTTCGTGGCCGTCGCCTCGGTGGCTTCAAGTTCCGACGGCAACACGCAATCGGCGACTACGTTGCCGACTTCGCCTGCATCGAATGCGGTGTGATCGTCGAACTCGACGGCAGCCAGCACGTCGAGCAGATGGGCTACGAGGCGCGACGTACAGCCTGGTTCGAGAGCATCGGCTATCGGGTCGTGCGCATCTGGAATGCCGATTTCCTCAAGGATCCAACGAGCACGCGAGAGGCGATTTGGGCGGCACTGAACGATGTCGACGGCGGCGCGCGTTGA
- a CDS encoding glucose 1-dehydrogenase, with protein sequence MNRLDGKIAFLSGAARGIGAETAKLMAKAGAKVAIGDILDEKGRETAREIEKAGGEALYVHLDVTSEAEWQAAIDATVKRFGGLDILVNNAGMFLGKGSEEATLTEWQRLCGINLTGVFLGTRTAIPALRERAKSSPQGSAIVNLASIAGLVGSQLDPLYSMTKGGVTLFTKSTALEFARKGYRIRVNSIHPGVIDTDMGAQTFVARARHAGTNDVEQARKVSENYHPMGRLGTTMDIANGIVFLASDDAGFMTGSGLVMDGGITAQ encoded by the coding sequence ATGAACAGACTCGACGGCAAGATCGCGTTCCTGTCGGGCGCGGCGCGCGGCATCGGGGCCGAGACCGCGAAGCTGATGGCCAAAGCCGGCGCGAAGGTGGCGATCGGCGACATCCTCGACGAGAAGGGCCGCGAGACCGCGCGCGAGATCGAGAAGGCGGGCGGCGAGGCGCTCTACGTGCATCTCGACGTCACCAGCGAGGCCGAGTGGCAGGCGGCGATCGACGCAACCGTCAAGCGCTTCGGCGGGCTCGACATCCTGGTCAACAACGCCGGCATGTTCCTCGGCAAAGGCAGCGAGGAGGCGACGCTCACCGAGTGGCAGCGCCTGTGCGGCATCAATCTCACCGGCGTCTTCCTCGGCACCAGGACGGCGATCCCCGCTTTGCGCGAGCGCGCCAAGTCGAGCCCGCAGGGCAGCGCGATCGTCAACCTCGCCTCGATCGCCGGACTCGTGGGCTCGCAGCTCGATCCGCTCTACTCGATGACCAAGGGCGGCGTGACCTTGTTCACCAAGTCGACGGCGCTGGAGTTCGCGCGCAAGGGCTATCGCATCCGCGTCAACTCGATCCATCCCGGCGTCATCGACACCGACATGGGCGCGCAGACCTTCGTGGCGCGCGCGCGCCACGCCGGCACCAACGACGTCGAGCAGGCGCGCAAGGTGTCGGAGAACTATCACCCGATGGGACGGCTGGGCACGACGATGGATATCGCCAACGGCATCGTCTTCCTGGCGAGCGACGATGCCGGATTCATGACCGGCTCCGGCCTGGTCATGGATGGCGGGATCACGGCGCAGTAA
- a CDS encoding thiamine pyrophosphate-binding protein → MSVATDTKGANTITGRSAFLALLKDEGVTTLFGNPGTTELPIMHALREHPDLGYVLGLQESVVIAMADGFTRASGRLASCNVHVAPGLGNAIGAIYTAMMSGTPMIVTAGQQEQGHGLTEPLLYAPLVPIATPVVKWATEVTRIEDLPRIMRRAAKIATTAPTGPVFISLPGDILNDEAPLDLGESTRVDTAVRPSDAALEAFARRLLAARSPVIVAGTEIVTSDALAESARFAELLGAPVWQQTVNTGAHFLSEHACFMGSLNRNQRAVRDILAPHDVLLCLGADVLQMSVYSEIEPLPADTRVLQIGLRDWEMGKNFPAEIALRADVRETLKALIPVLERLGGSALASKARTAIAGFSPKNWSAKREARRQQTALRVDASPLHPEWVMMRLSERLPNDAIVVDEGLTSANSLVSYWPFRDRYSYFGNVSGGIGWGIAAAVGVQLAQPKRRVVAVIGDGSSMYAVQALWSAAHYKLPVIFVIANNGGYQILKDRLKLFHGNDQPIGMDFRDPPIDFSGLARAFGVTARRATTALELDAALDAALAKTDGPTLIETMVGKAT, encoded by the coding sequence ATGAGCGTCGCCACCGACACCAAGGGTGCGAACACCATCACCGGGCGCAGCGCCTTCCTCGCGCTGCTCAAGGACGAGGGCGTGACGACCCTGTTCGGCAATCCCGGCACCACCGAGCTGCCGATCATGCATGCACTTCGCGAGCATCCCGATCTCGGCTACGTGCTGGGCCTGCAGGAATCGGTGGTGATCGCCATGGCCGATGGCTTCACCCGCGCCTCGGGCCGGCTCGCCTCGTGCAACGTGCATGTCGCGCCCGGCCTGGGCAACGCCATCGGTGCGATCTACACGGCGATGATGTCGGGCACGCCGATGATCGTCACCGCCGGCCAGCAGGAGCAGGGCCATGGGCTGACCGAGCCGCTGCTCTACGCGCCGCTGGTGCCGATCGCGACGCCGGTCGTGAAATGGGCCACCGAGGTGACGCGCATCGAGGATTTGCCGCGCATCATGCGCCGCGCCGCCAAGATCGCCACCACGGCGCCGACCGGCCCGGTGTTCATCTCGCTGCCCGGCGACATCCTCAACGACGAGGCGCCGCTCGATCTGGGCGAGTCGACGCGCGTCGACACCGCGGTGCGTCCCTCGGATGCCGCGCTCGAAGCCTTCGCCCGCCGGCTGCTGGCGGCGCGATCGCCGGTGATCGTCGCCGGCACGGAGATCGTCACCTCGGATGCGCTCGCCGAGTCGGCGCGCTTCGCCGAGCTGCTGGGTGCGCCGGTGTGGCAGCAGACGGTCAACACCGGCGCGCATTTCCTCTCCGAGCACGCCTGCTTCATGGGCTCGCTCAACCGCAACCAGCGCGCGGTGCGCGACATCCTGGCACCGCACGATGTGCTGCTCTGCCTCGGCGCCGACGTGCTGCAGATGTCGGTCTACAGCGAGATCGAGCCGCTGCCGGCGGACACGCGCGTGCTGCAGATCGGCCTGCGCGACTGGGAGATGGGCAAGAACTTCCCGGCCGAGATCGCCCTGCGCGCCGACGTCAGGGAGACGCTCAAGGCGCTGATCCCGGTGCTCGAGCGCCTGGGCGGTTCGGCCTTGGCGTCGAAGGCGCGCACCGCGATCGCCGGCTTCTCGCCGAAGAACTGGAGCGCCAAACGCGAGGCCAGGCGCCAGCAGACGGCTTTGCGCGTCGATGCCAGCCCGCTGCATCCGGAGTGGGTGATGATGCGGCTGTCGGAGCGCCTGCCCAACGACGCGATCGTCGTCGACGAGGGCCTGACCAGCGCCAACAGCCTGGTGAGCTACTGGCCGTTCCGCGACCGCTATTCCTATTTCGGCAATGTCAGCGGCGGCATCGGCTGGGGCATCGCCGCGGCCGTGGGCGTGCAGCTGGCGCAGCCCAAAAGGCGCGTCGTGGCGGTGATCGGCGACGGCAGCTCGATGTACGCCGTGCAGGCGCTGTGGAGCGCGGCGCACTACAAGCTGCCGGTGATCTTCGTGATCGCCAACAACGGCGGCTACCAGATCCTCAAGGACCGGCTGAAGCTGTTCCACGGCAACGACCAGCCGATCGGCATGGATTTCCGCGACCCGCCGATCGATTTCTCCGGCCTCGCCCGCGCCTTCGGCGTCACCGCGCGCCGCGCCACCACCGCCCTGGAGCTCGACGCCGCGCTTGACGCGGCGCTGGCCAAGACGGACGGGCCGACGCTGATCGAGACGATGGTCGGCAAGGCGACGTAA
- a CDS encoding MFS transporter: MKDEEERWRARDLLASRDFVRLWLAGGFANAMRWLELLAAGLFAYEITGSGLAAAAVAAARQLPQLLFGAFAGAVAESVNRKHVFLAALLVPASISAILATLAAFGHLALWHVVLGGLVSGTMWSTEMSTRRRMVGEAAGPQRIVQAIALDSTTGAATRMVGPLLGGIAFELLGMAGAYGLSAAVQLVCGVAMLGFVYAQETRRLALGRIATDIAAGLRFARTNALILLVYAITIVVNAFAFCYSGLIAPIGSGEFKVSPTLVGILAAAEPVGALAGGLVLASGMVRVNRRLAFVGGSSLFFVALVVMAISPSYWLAVAVLVLGGIGTAGFGNMQSTLMLTEAPPEMRSRLMGIVTVCIGTGPLGVLLAGVLADASSPREAVMIMALVGLALTVALSAKLRAR; encoded by the coding sequence ATGAAGGACGAGGAGGAACGCTGGCGGGCGCGCGATCTGCTGGCGTCCAGGGATTTCGTGCGGCTGTGGCTGGCCGGCGGCTTCGCCAACGCGATGCGCTGGCTCGAGCTGCTCGCGGCCGGCCTGTTCGCCTACGAGATCACCGGCTCGGGCCTCGCCGCCGCCGCGGTGGCCGCCGCGCGCCAGCTGCCGCAATTGCTGTTCGGCGCCTTCGCCGGCGCGGTGGCCGAATCGGTCAACCGCAAGCACGTCTTCCTCGCCGCCCTGCTGGTGCCGGCGTCGATCTCGGCGATCCTCGCGACGCTCGCGGCGTTCGGCCATCTCGCGCTGTGGCACGTCGTGCTGGGCGGCCTGGTCTCCGGCACGATGTGGTCGACCGAGATGTCGACGCGGCGGCGCATGGTGGGCGAGGCGGCCGGCCCGCAGCGCATCGTGCAGGCGATCGCGCTCGACTCCACCACAGGCGCCGCGACCCGCATGGTCGGCCCGCTGCTGGGTGGCATCGCCTTCGAGCTGCTGGGCATGGCCGGCGCCTACGGCCTGTCGGCGGCGGTGCAGCTCGTCTGCGGCGTCGCCATGCTGGGCTTCGTCTACGCGCAGGAGACGCGGCGGCTGGCGCTGGGCCGCATCGCCACCGACATCGCCGCCGGCCTGCGCTTCGCGCGCACCAACGCGCTGATCCTGCTGGTCTACGCCATCACCATCGTCGTCAACGCCTTCGCCTTCTGCTACTCGGGCCTGATCGCGCCGATCGGCAGCGGTGAGTTCAAGGTCTCGCCGACCCTGGTCGGCATCCTCGCCGCCGCCGAGCCCGTGGGCGCGCTGGCCGGCGGCCTGGTGCTGGCGTCGGGCATGGTGCGCGTCAACCGCCGCCTGGCGTTCGTCGGCGGGTCTTCCCTGTTCTTTGTCGCATTGGTCGTGATGGCGATCTCGCCGTCCTACTGGCTGGCGGTCGCTGTGCTGGTGCTGGGCGGCATCGGCACGGCGGGCTTCGGCAACATGCAATCGACGCTGATGCTGACCGAGGCGCCGCCCGAGATGCGCTCGCGCCTGATGGGCATCGTCACGGTCTGCATCGGCACCGGCCCGCTGGGCGTGCTGCTCGCCGGCGTGCTCGCCGATGCCTCGAGCCCGCGCGAGGCGGTGATGATCATGGCGCTGGTCGGCCTGGCGCTCACCGTCGCGCTGTCGGCAAAGCTGCGGGCACGTTAG
- a CDS encoding NADP-dependent oxidoreductase, which produces MKARRVVLLNRPAGEPAESDFRVEEFDVPEPGPLEVLVRVIYMSLDPYMRGRMRDVASYSPPVAIGAVMTGGVVGEVVTSNDPQFKPGEIVEGRLGWQEYGLARASELRRIDPCIAPISTANGILGMPGMTAYFGLLECGRPQPGETIVVSAASGAVGQVVGQIGKIMGCRVVGIAGGKAKCDFVVQELGFDACVDYKAANDLDAALRAACPDGIDVYFENVGGAVGDAVLRNLNFFARVALCGSIAQYNETAPMGPRLLGTFVGKRVTARGFIVTDFAPHWPVALKRMAGWIKAGRLKYREDVVDGIERAPRAFIGLLRGENFGKLLVKLGPEPT; this is translated from the coding sequence ATGAAAGCCCGCCGCGTCGTGCTGCTGAACCGTCCCGCCGGCGAGCCCGCCGAAAGCGACTTCCGCGTCGAGGAGTTCGACGTGCCCGAGCCCGGGCCGCTCGAGGTGCTGGTGCGCGTCATCTACATGTCGCTCGATCCCTACATGCGCGGGCGCATGCGCGATGTCGCCTCGTACTCGCCGCCGGTGGCGATCGGCGCGGTGATGACCGGCGGCGTCGTCGGCGAGGTGGTGACGTCGAACGACCCGCAGTTCAAGCCCGGCGAGATCGTCGAGGGACGGCTGGGCTGGCAGGAATACGGCCTCGCGCGCGCTTCGGAGCTGCGCAGGATCGATCCTTGCATCGCGCCGATCTCGACCGCCAACGGCATCCTCGGCATGCCCGGCATGACCGCCTATTTCGGCCTGCTCGAATGCGGCCGGCCGCAACCCGGCGAGACCATCGTGGTCAGCGCGGCGTCGGGCGCGGTCGGCCAGGTGGTGGGCCAGATCGGCAAGATCATGGGCTGCCGCGTCGTCGGCATCGCCGGCGGCAAGGCCAAGTGCGACTTCGTCGTGCAGGAACTCGGCTTCGACGCCTGCGTCGACTACAAGGCGGCCAACGATCTCGACGCGGCGCTGCGCGCGGCCTGTCCCGACGGCATCGACGTCTATTTCGAGAATGTCGGCGGCGCGGTGGGTGACGCCGTGCTGCGCAACCTCAACTTCTTCGCCCGCGTCGCGCTGTGCGGCTCGATCGCGCAGTACAACGAGACCGCGCCGATGGGACCGCGCCTGCTCGGCACCTTCGTCGGCAAGCGCGTGACGGCGCGCGGCTTCATCGTCACCGATTTCGCGCCGCACTGGCCGGTGGCGCTCAAGCGCATGGCCGGCTGGATCAAGGCCGGCAGGCTGAAGTACCGCGAGGACGTGGTCGACGGCATCGAGCGCGCGCCACGGGCGTTCATCGGCCTGCTGCGCGGCGAGAACTTCGGCAAGCTGCTGGTGAAGCTCGGGCCGGAGCCGACGTGA
- a CDS encoding alpha-hydroxy-acid oxidizing protein, giving the protein MDLSNEYQCLHEFVKAARTRLNPNIWDYLIGATESETTMKRNRLALDMLGFKPRVLRDVSQIEATGSFLDRTLRLPVLLAPVGSLESFDPGAGVTVARACEMFGCGMLLSSVTTVEMEKVAKSSPALKVYQLYVRGDDGWVAERVQRAVDCGFDAFCITVDTAVYSRRERDIAKRFIKSWRTNVTGVNHQAAFSWDNVRRVREKYPDVKLMLKGINTAEDALIACDMGVHTVYVSNHGGRQLDHGRGALDAMREVVGAIGGRAKVVMDGGISRGTDLVKAIALGADAVGIGRLYCYGLAVAGAEGVVRVLELLEEEVKECLGLLGLDSLSKVDPSYLCPASPVVLPHVHSAFPLLNLADEGY; this is encoded by the coding sequence ATGGACCTCAGCAACGAATACCAGTGCCTGCATGAATTCGTGAAGGCGGCGCGCACAAGGCTCAATCCCAATATCTGGGACTACCTGATCGGCGCCACCGAGAGCGAGACGACGATGAAGCGCAACCGGCTGGCGCTCGACATGCTGGGCTTCAAGCCGCGCGTGCTGCGCGACGTGTCGCAGATCGAGGCCACGGGCAGCTTCCTCGACCGCACGCTGCGCCTGCCGGTGCTGCTGGCGCCGGTGGGCTCGCTGGAGTCGTTCGATCCCGGCGCCGGCGTCACCGTCGCCAGGGCGTGCGAGATGTTCGGCTGCGGCATGCTCTTGAGCTCGGTGACCACGGTCGAGATGGAGAAGGTCGCCAAGTCCTCGCCGGCGCTGAAGGTCTATCAGCTCTACGTGCGCGGCGACGATGGCTGGGTCGCCGAGCGCGTGCAGCGCGCCGTCGATTGCGGCTTCGACGCCTTCTGCATCACCGTCGACACCGCGGTCTACTCCAGGCGCGAGCGCGACATCGCCAAGCGCTTCATCAAGTCGTGGCGCACCAACGTCACCGGCGTGAACCATCAGGCCGCGTTCTCGTGGGACAATGTCAGGCGCGTGCGCGAGAAATATCCCGACGTGAAGCTGATGCTCAAGGGCATCAACACCGCCGAGGACGCGCTGATCGCCTGCGACATGGGCGTGCACACGGTCTACGTGTCGAACCATGGCGGCCGCCAGCTCGACCACGGCCGCGGCGCGCTCGACGCCATGCGCGAGGTCGTGGGCGCGATCGGCGGGCGCGCGAAGGTGGTGATGGACGGCGGCATCAGCCGCGGCACGGATCTGGTGAAGGCGATCGCGCTGGGCGCCGACGCCGTGGGCATCGGCCGACTCTATTGCTACGGCCTGGCGGTCGCCGGCGCCGAGGGCGTGGTGCGCGTGCTCGAGCTGCTCGAGGAAGAGGTCAAGGAGTGCTTGGGCCTGCTCGGCCTGGACTCGCTGTCGAAGGTCGACCCCTCCTATCTCTGCCCCGCCAGCCCGGTGGTCCTGCCGCACGTGCACAGCGCCTTTCCGCTGCTGAACCTGGCGGATGAGGGATACTGA
- a CDS encoding SDR family oxidoreductase: MSHDRVAIVTGAFGGMGVAFTRKLLEEGWRVARFDLQPAIDAAPPADDDKRVMALACDVADWSSVERSVSAVRERFGRIDAVVNGAGIVANIASIQKMDPAKWAWELGVNLSGPFHMIKATAPDMAESGWGRFVNISSQAAQVGLRYQSAYCASKAGLLGLMRVVVAEYGHKGVTCNTLLPGLIATPKVLGMPPEILQRAVEGIPTGRPGTVEEMAEMAAFLMTDKAGFINGASIDIDGGKHVQISDLTRRREAR, translated from the coding sequence ATGAGCCACGACAGGGTCGCGATCGTCACCGGTGCCTTCGGCGGCATGGGCGTGGCGTTCACGCGCAAGCTGCTCGAGGAGGGCTGGCGCGTCGCGCGCTTCGACCTGCAGCCGGCGATCGATGCCGCGCCGCCGGCCGATGACGACAAGCGGGTAATGGCGCTGGCCTGCGATGTCGCGGACTGGAGCAGCGTCGAGCGTTCGGTTAGCGCGGTGCGCGAGCGCTTCGGCAGGATCGACGCGGTGGTCAACGGCGCCGGCATCGTCGCCAACATCGCCTCGATCCAGAAGATGGACCCGGCGAAATGGGCGTGGGAACTGGGCGTCAACCTCAGCGGCCCGTTCCACATGATCAAGGCCACCGCGCCTGATATGGCCGAGTCGGGCTGGGGCCGCTTCGTCAACATCTCCTCACAGGCCGCCCAGGTCGGCTTGCGCTACCAGTCGGCCTATTGCGCCAGCAAGGCGGGGCTGCTCGGGCTGATGCGCGTGGTGGTGGCCGAGTACGGCCACAAGGGCGTGACCTGCAACACGCTGTTGCCCGGGCTGATCGCCACGCCCAAGGTGCTGGGCATGCCGCCGGAGATCCTGCAGCGCGCCGTCGAGGGCATCCCCACCGGGAGGCCGGGCACGGTCGAGGAGATGGCCGAGATGGCCGCCTTCCTGATGACCGACAAAGCCGGCTTCATCAACGGCGCCAGCATCGACATCGACGGCGGCAAGCACGTGCAGATCAGCGACCTCACGCGGCGGCGGGAGGCACGATAG
- a CDS encoding LLM class flavin-dependent oxidoreductase, whose product MKFGLLYEHQLPRPWTDGAEHRLFHEALAQVELADRLGIDYVWEVEHHFLEEYAHSSAPEVFLAACAARTKSIRIGHGVVLAPPGYNHPARVAERIGTLDLIASGRVDWGTGESASRVELEGFGISPDDKKAMWREAVEQTANMMVMEPYPGFNGRYFSMPPRNIVPKPHQTPHPPIWVACSRRETIHAAAKAGIGALTFAFVDPAEAGKWAKEYYEIIKSEDCVPIGHTVNANVAMVTGFSCHEDAAEAKRRGAEGFQFFGYSLGHYYVYGSHQPGVTNVWDRFERARSGLPEVGHGSGVGTPAELTEHLQRYQDAGVDQVIFIQQGGRNRHEHICDSLNLFAQKVMPVLKKDQAAREAKKQAELAPFIEAALKRKKTMAPIAREAIPVVTAYGRNVINTGQAAEGPTHHLNADITVMMNDPAEEKKAQAAE is encoded by the coding sequence ATGAAATTCGGCCTGCTCTACGAGCATCAGCTCCCCCGCCCGTGGACCGATGGCGCGGAGCACCGGCTGTTCCACGAGGCGCTGGCGCAGGTCGAGCTCGCCGACCGGCTGGGCATCGACTACGTCTGGGAGGTCGAGCATCACTTCCTGGAGGAATACGCGCATTCCTCCGCGCCCGAGGTCTTCCTCGCGGCGTGCGCGGCGCGGACGAAGAGCATCCGCATCGGCCACGGCGTGGTGCTGGCGCCGCCGGGCTACAATCATCCCGCCCGCGTCGCCGAGCGCATCGGCACGCTCGACCTGATCGCCTCGGGCCGCGTCGACTGGGGCACCGGCGAGTCGGCCTCGCGCGTCGAGCTCGAGGGCTTCGGCATCTCGCCCGACGACAAGAAGGCGATGTGGCGCGAGGCGGTCGAGCAGACCGCCAACATGATGGTGATGGAGCCCTATCCCGGCTTCAACGGCCGCTACTTCTCGATGCCGCCGCGCAACATCGTGCCCAAGCCACATCAGACGCCGCATCCGCCGATCTGGGTGGCGTGCTCGCGCCGCGAGACCATCCACGCAGCCGCGAAAGCCGGCATCGGCGCGCTGACCTTCGCCTTCGTCGATCCGGCCGAGGCGGGCAAATGGGCGAAGGAGTATTACGAGATCATCAAGTCGGAAGACTGCGTGCCGATCGGCCACACCGTCAACGCCAACGTCGCCATGGTCACCGGCTTCTCCTGCCACGAGGACGCGGCGGAAGCCAAACGGCGCGGCGCCGAGGGCTTCCAGTTCTTCGGCTACTCGCTGGGCCACTACTACGTCTACGGCTCGCACCAGCCCGGCGTCACCAACGTGTGGGACCGCTTCGAGCGCGCCAGGTCAGGCCTGCCCGAAGTCGGCCATGGCAGCGGCGTCGGCACGCCGGCCGAGCTCACCGAGCACCTGCAGCGCTACCAGGACGCCGGCGTCGACCAGGTGATCTTCATCCAGCAGGGCGGCCGCAACAGGCACGAGCACATCTGCGACTCGCTGAACCTGTTCGCGCAGAAGGTGATGCCGGTGCTCAAGAAGGACCAGGCCGCCCGCGAAGCGAAGAAGCAGGCCGAGCTGGCGCCGTTCATCGAGGCGGCCTTGAAACGCAAGAAGACGATGGCGCCGATCGCCCGCGAGGCGATCCCCGTCGTCACCGCCTACGGCCGCAACGTGATCAACACCGGCCAGGCCGCCGAAGGCCCGACGCACCACCTCAACGCCGACATCACCGTGATGATGAACGACCCGGCGGAAGAGAAGAAGGCGCAGGCGGCGGAGTGA